A genomic window from Triticum urartu cultivar G1812 chromosome 7, Tu2.1, whole genome shotgun sequence includes:
- the LOC125520026 gene encoding magnesium protoporphyrin IX methyltransferase, chloroplastic: MARAAVSTAPLSRLHSPTPSVPCHSLSSQLRIHQQRRPLTVASALPEVADLPGLSLPAAAAAAAALAAAVSLSDPERRRKAQAEAVGGGDKEAVRAYFNSTGFERWRRIYDPATDDVNRVQLDIREGHAQTVAATLAMLRDAPDVPLAGATVCDAGCGTGSLSIPLASAGASVLASDISAAMVSEAQRQAALAAGSSPGFRMPRFEVRDLESLEGRYDVVVCLDVLIHYPREEAQKMIRHLASLAEKRLVISFAPKTLYFDVLKRVGELFPGPSKATRAYLHSEKDIEEALRAAGWRVKNKGFISTQFYFAKLYEAVPVAAGSS; encoded by the coding sequence ATGGCGCGCGCCGCCGTCTCCACCGCGCCGCTCTCCCGCCTCCACTCCCCGACGCCTTCCGTCCCGTGCCACTCTCTGTCCTCGCAGCTCCGCATTCACCAGCAGCGCAGGCCGCTCACCGTCGCCTCGGCGCTGCCGGAGGTCGCGGACCTGCCCGGGCTCTCCCTGCCCGCCGCGGCGGCCGCGGCAGCCGCGCTCGCGGCGGCGGTGTCCCTCTCCGATCCGGAGCGCCGGCGCAAGGCGCAGGCGGAGGCGGTGGGCGGCGGGGACAAGGAGGCGGTGCGCGCCTACTTCAACTCCACGGGCTTCGAGCGGTGGCGCCGGATCTACGACCCGGCCACGGACGACGTGAACCGCGTGCAGCTGGACATCCGCGAGGGCCACGCGCAGACGGTGGCCGCCACTCTTGCCATGCTGCGGGACGCCCCCGACGTGCCCCTCGCCGGCGCCACGGTGTGCGACGCCGGGTGCGGGACCGGGTCGCTGTCCATCCCGCTGGCCTCCGCGGGGGCCTCCGTGCTGGCCTCCGACATCTCCGCCGCCATGGTCTCGGAGGCGCAGCGGCAGGCCGCTCTCGCCGCCGGGTCATCGCCGGGGTTCCGCATGCCGCGGTTCGAGGTGCGGGACCTGGAGAGCCTGGAGGGGCGGTACGACGTGGTGGTGTGCCTGGACGTGCTCATCCACTACCCGCGGGAGGAGGCGCAGAAGATGATCCGCCACCTCGCCTCCCTCGCCGAGAAGCGGCTCGTCATCAGCTTCGCGCCCAAGACGCTCTACTTCGACGTGCTGAAGCGCGTCGGCGAGCTGTTCCCCGGCCCGTCCAAGGCCACGCGCGCCTACCTCCACTCGGAGAAGGACATCGAGGAGGCGCTCCGCGCCGCCGGCTGGCGCGTCAAGAACAAGGGCTTCATCTCCACCCAGTTCTACTTCGCCAAGCTCTACGaggccgtccccgtcgccgccggCTCGTCGTAG
- the LOC125520027 gene encoding zinc finger protein AEBP2-like, whose amino-acid sequence MQGATSIHRCAMFPTARCSVLPVHQKPRVAVAVPRRRARALMAVSVRPRRGGARRDRSWDDDGGGGSGDEDGIDESFFGDARDEEEDEPEEEEESPLGPGRRAAVSPESPGGQLRGSDVLRALQRAAAAKEAKKRSKRSAGAARPAARRQGKGGGAKAAEEVVAGEARPVEIRREWAPRIRELELRVRQLLHKHQ is encoded by the coding sequence ATGCAGGGCGCCACCAGCATCCATCGATGCGCGATGTTCCCCACCGCACGCTGCAGTGTCCTCCCCGTCCACCAAAAGCCGcgcgtcgccgtcgccgtccccCGCCGGCGCGCGCGGGCGCTCATGGCCGTCTCTGTCAGGCCGCGCCGCGGAGGTGCGCGCCGTGACCGCTCGTgggacgacgacggcggcggcgggagcgGCGACGAGGACGGCATCGACGAGAGCTTCTTCGGGGACGCGCGtgacgaggaggaagacgagccggaggaggaggaggagtcgcCTTTGGGGCCGGGGCGACGGGCGGCCGTCTCGCCGGAGTCGCCCGGGGGGCAGCTGCGCGGGTCCGACGTGCTGCGGGCGCTGCAGCGGGCGGCGGCCGCGAAGGAGGCCAAGAAGAGGAGCAAACGGAGCGCGGGCGCGGCGCGGCCGGCGGCGCGGCGGCAGGGGAAGGGCGGCGGCGCGAAGGCCGCGGAGGAGGTCGTGGCGGGGGAGGCGAGGCCGGTAGAGATAAGGCGCGAGTGGGCGCCGAGGATCCGGGAGCTGGAGCTCAGGGTGCGGCAGCTGCTCCACAAGCACCAGTAG